A portion of the Symphalangus syndactylus isolate Jambi chromosome 13, NHGRI_mSymSyn1-v2.1_pri, whole genome shotgun sequence genome contains these proteins:
- the STX2 gene encoding syntaxin-2 isoform X6, producing MRDRLPDLTACRKNDDGDTVVVVEKDHFMDDFFHQVEEIRNSIDKITRYVEEVKKNHSIILSAPNPEGNGVSLCHTGWSVVAQSWLIATSASRVRAILLPWPPE from the exons ATGCGGGACCGGCTGCCAGACCTGACGGCG TGTAGGAAAAATGATGATGGAGACACAGTTGTTGTGGTTGAGAAAGATCATTTCATGGATGATTTCTTCCATCAG gTTGAGGAGATTAGAAACAGTATTGATAAAATAACTCGATATGTtgaagaagtaaagaaaaaccACAGCATCATTCTTTCTGCACCAAACCCAGAAGGAA atggagtctcactctgtcacacaggctggagtgtagtggcacagtcttggctcattgcaacctccgcctcccgggttcgagcgattctcctgccttggcctcctgagtag